From Sediminibacterium sp. TEGAF015, a single genomic window includes:
- a CDS encoding methylated-DNA--[protein]-cysteine S-methyltransferase — protein sequence MGELHYTYYESPVGLLQIGGNDHYIGELSFVDNKDQLQHGVPGITELMHQCTEQLIEYFHGKRRQFDLPVHQDGTDFQIRVWNKLMDIEFGKTISYMDLAKKLGDPKVIRAAATTNGKNKIAIIVPCHRVIGSDRSLTGYSGGMWRKKWLLQHEFKIAHGVQTLF from the coding sequence ATGGGTGAATTGCATTATACGTATTATGAAAGTCCGGTTGGACTATTACAGATAGGAGGCAATGATCACTATATTGGTGAACTCAGTTTTGTAGACAACAAAGATCAATTACAGCATGGAGTTCCTGGTATAACAGAACTTATGCACCAATGTACAGAACAGTTAATTGAATATTTTCACGGAAAGAGAAGACAATTTGATTTACCAGTGCACCAAGATGGCACTGATTTTCAAATTAGGGTCTGGAACAAACTAATGGATATTGAATTTGGCAAAACCATCAGCTACATGGACCTCGCTAAGAAATTAGGTGATCCCAAAGTAATTCGAGCAGCAGCTACTACAAATGGTAAAAATAAAATTGCCATCATAGTTCCCTGCCATAGAGTAATTGGTAGCGATCGGTCTTTAACTGGTTATTCCGGCGGCATGTGGAGAAAGAAATGGTTATTACAACATGAATTTAAAATTGCACATGGTGTACAAACCTTATTTTAA